A single region of the Pseudonocardia alni genome encodes:
- a CDS encoding ParB/RepB/Spo0J family partition protein has product MRHTTTDSTDRVDDQPETTGTPVAPVTAELLGDVDELGELAWADPSTLVLEVNTRTDAHLDPHFCASIRDRGVREPINVYRRAADGALVVRKGQRRTLAAVKAGLARVRVLVEPQTPATDAAEAFTDPAQAQRVAEAERIIDQLGENQHRAGISDADEVAAHQQLLGLGMTAWQIARTTRTPAKRVRQTTAVARSARALEIGSCHELDLVQMAVIAEFADDDTAVEQLTETALTRPGQLAHQAQRLRDERADRARCTAVEDQLRASGVTVLSRDDDRLDTASSIARLRPTADDPQGTDLTEQAHRDCPGHAATVMTRWDFEQAGRIAQPVWMCLAPIEHGHAELYDRSQPGITTTAPVGETDEQRQAREDREREAARQERRTVIANNKAWDSAQIVRRDWLRELFTRKAAPKGAAIFVAAEIARGDHDLRRAMESRNALAATLLGLGAASPRGVYGLHSGPTHPIAEAAGTSNAARATMLSLAVVLAAYEDGTHRNSWRNPSPATRRYITQLREWGYDLSDVEQLVITDQTGATETTPRDATVPDPTTEADSAENGGVTDSAGEAAAEDQTADTTEPDTAATGTAATAEGGTETTAEAAANSEAAANG; this is encoded by the coding sequence ATGAGACACACCACCACCGACTCGACCGACCGCGTCGACGACCAGCCCGAGACCACCGGTACCCCGGTCGCGCCGGTGACCGCGGAGCTCCTCGGCGATGTCGACGAGCTCGGCGAACTGGCCTGGGCGGACCCCTCCACACTGGTCCTCGAGGTCAATACCCGCACCGACGCCCACCTCGACCCGCACTTCTGCGCCTCGATCCGCGACCGCGGCGTGCGCGAACCCATCAACGTCTACCGCCGCGCCGCCGATGGCGCCCTAGTCGTGCGCAAGGGCCAGCGCCGCACCCTTGCCGCAGTCAAGGCCGGTCTGGCCCGTGTGCGAGTTCTGGTCGAACCCCAGACCCCCGCCACCGACGCCGCCGAGGCCTTCACCGACCCCGCACAGGCCCAGCGTGTCGCCGAGGCCGAGCGAATCATCGACCAGCTCGGCGAGAACCAGCACCGCGCCGGGATCTCCGACGCCGACGAGGTCGCCGCACACCAGCAGCTGCTCGGGCTAGGCATGACGGCGTGGCAGATCGCACGGACCACCCGGACCCCAGCCAAGCGGGTCCGACAGACCACCGCGGTCGCCCGCAGCGCCCGGGCGCTCGAGATCGGGTCCTGTCACGAGCTGGACCTGGTCCAGATGGCGGTGATCGCCGAGTTCGCCGATGACGACACCGCGGTCGAGCAGCTCACCGAGACCGCGCTGACCCGACCGGGACAGCTCGCACACCAGGCGCAGCGGCTGCGCGACGAGCGCGCAGACCGCGCCCGGTGCACAGCGGTGGAGGACCAGCTGCGCGCTTCAGGGGTCACGGTCCTGAGCCGTGACGACGACCGCCTGGACACCGCGTCCTCGATCGCTCGGCTGCGGCCCACAGCGGACGACCCGCAGGGCACCGACCTCACTGAACAGGCCCACCGCGACTGCCCCGGCCACGCCGCCACCGTCATGACCCGCTGGGACTTCGAGCAGGCAGGCAGGATCGCCCAGCCGGTGTGGATGTGCCTGGCCCCCATCGAGCACGGCCACGCCGAGCTCTACGACCGGTCCCAGCCAGGCATCACGACCACTGCGCCGGTCGGGGAAACCGACGAGCAGCGCCAGGCCCGCGAGGACCGCGAGCGGGAAGCCGCGCGCCAGGAACGGCGCACGGTGATCGCGAACAACAAGGCATGGGACTCCGCGCAGATCGTGCGCCGGGACTGGCTGCGCGAGCTGTTCACCCGCAAGGCGGCGCCGAAGGGAGCAGCGATCTTCGTCGCTGCCGAGATCGCCCGGGGCGATCACGACCTACGCCGCGCGATGGAGTCCCGCAACGCCCTCGCCGCGACCCTGCTGGGGTTGGGCGCCGCCTCCCCCCGTGGCGTCTACGGCCTCCACAGTGGGCCGACCCACCCGATCGCCGAAGCCGCCGGCACGTCGAACGCGGCCCGGGCCACGATGCTCTCCCTCGCGGTGGTCCTCGCCGCCTACGAGGACGGCACCCACCGCAACAGCTGGCGTAACCCCAGCCCGGCCACGCGGCGCTACATCACCCAGCTGCGCGAGTGGGGCTACGACCTGTCCGACGTCGAGCAGCTCGTCATCACCGACCAGACCGGCGCCACCGAGACCACACCGCGGGATGCCACCGTCCCGGACCCCACTACCGAGGCGGACTCCGCCGAGAACGGCGGTGTAACCGACAGCGCCGGCGAGGCAGCGGCCGAGGACCAGACAGCGGACACCACCGAGCCCGACACCGCAGCGACCGGCACCGCGGCAACCGCCGAGGGCGGGACTGAAACCACGGCGGAGGCCGCCGCGAACAGCGAGGCCGCCGCGAACGGCTGA